The following proteins come from a genomic window of Candidatus Alcyoniella australis:
- the lpdA gene encoding dihydrolipoyl dehydrogenase has product MSENYDVLVLGGGPGGYVAALRCTQLGKRTALVERGALGGVCLNVGCIPSKTMIHGAGLYEQLSRAKDYGVLIDNPRLDFAKLMARKDRVVRRLSAGVGYLCRNRGVEVIKGSGKLVGPDALEVELADGGSRTITAKALILATGGEPVTIPGFEFDEQRVLSSSGALGLKQLPQSMIVLGGGYIGVELGTVYAKLGCKVTIVELMDQLLPGSEAELVEPVVKRLRKMGVETLLSTKAVGLERGESSVILSTRGPEGPRAIEADCILVSVGRRPQTSRIGLQSAGLEPNALGLIEVDASRRTAVPSIYAIGDITPGPQLAHKASHEGIVAAENIAGLKAEFDPTQIPAVVFTDPEIATIGLSEDQALAAGHEIDTGAFPFSASGRAMTRGETEGFIKVIAQRQTGKLLGVRMVGPEVSDLLSEACLALRLGATAEQIVATIHPHPTLGEVLMEACAVTLGKPINI; this is encoded by the coding sequence GTGTCAGAGAACTACGATGTATTAGTGCTCGGTGGCGGTCCCGGCGGATACGTCGCAGCCCTGCGTTGCACCCAGCTGGGCAAGCGCACGGCGCTGGTGGAGCGCGGCGCCCTGGGAGGCGTGTGCCTCAACGTGGGCTGCATCCCCTCCAAAACAATGATCCACGGAGCCGGACTCTATGAGCAGCTTAGCCGCGCCAAGGACTACGGCGTGCTGATCGACAATCCGCGGCTCGATTTCGCCAAGCTGATGGCGCGCAAGGATCGGGTGGTCAGGCGGCTGAGCGCGGGCGTGGGCTACCTATGTCGCAACAGGGGCGTGGAAGTAATCAAGGGCAGTGGCAAGCTGGTCGGACCTGACGCGCTTGAGGTCGAGCTGGCCGATGGCGGCTCGCGCACGATCACAGCCAAGGCGTTGATCCTGGCCACGGGCGGCGAGCCGGTGACGATCCCGGGCTTTGAGTTCGACGAGCAACGCGTATTGAGCAGCAGCGGGGCTCTGGGTTTAAAGCAGCTTCCGCAGTCGATGATCGTGCTCGGCGGCGGCTATATCGGCGTGGAACTGGGCACGGTCTACGCCAAACTCGGCTGCAAAGTGACCATCGTCGAGCTGATGGACCAGCTGCTACCCGGGTCCGAAGCCGAGTTGGTCGAGCCGGTTGTCAAACGGCTGCGTAAAATGGGGGTCGAGACGCTGCTCTCGACCAAAGCCGTCGGGCTGGAACGCGGTGAGAGCTCGGTGATCTTAAGCACCCGGGGGCCGGAGGGCCCGCGCGCAATCGAGGCCGATTGCATCCTGGTCTCGGTGGGCAGACGGCCGCAGACCAGCCGGATCGGATTGCAATCCGCAGGCTTGGAGCCCAACGCTCTGGGGCTGATCGAGGTCGACGCCTCGCGCCGCACGGCCGTGCCCTCGATCTACGCCATCGGCGACATCACCCCCGGCCCGCAGCTGGCGCACAAAGCGAGCCATGAGGGCATCGTCGCCGCCGAGAACATCGCCGGGCTCAAGGCCGAGTTCGACCCGACGCAGATCCCGGCCGTGGTCTTCACCGACCCGGAGATCGCAACCATCGGTCTCTCCGAAGATCAGGCACTCGCGGCCGGCCACGAGATCGACACCGGCGCGTTCCCGTTCTCGGCCAGCGGCAGGGCCATGACGCGCGGAGAGACCGAGGGATTCATCAAGGTGATCGCCCAGCGTCAAACCGGTAAGCTGCTGGGAGTGCGGATGGTCGGCCCCGAAGTCTCCGACCTGCTCTCCGAGGCCTGCCTCGCCCTGCGTTTGGGCGCCACGGCCGAACAGATCGTCGCAACAATTCATCCTCATCCGACACTGGGAGAGGTGCTAATGGAAGCCTGTGCTGTTACACTAGGTAAACCGATTAACATCTGA
- a CDS encoding C25 family cysteine peptidase has protein sequence MKRLMPLAIITVLLVFSLGCVDEYSQTTSKQLDDVDGNVKVEVLENGWDRVVLRFSLATPQAVPLATKGGRFFEIGYVGEGHSSTLGQPKLPTVRRMVNVPLGAAIELEVLQRETLDLNLTDLGADAAIVPMQLSVEKLPGAYATSEFLIDSATYAADEQVGGLGAQLVDEVMLRGYRGVMLQVDPMAYNPASGRVELLSSITVALEFDRPDPEATLELIGQTKQPYFELLARRIFVNEPHGKGLPAAPVKMLIISAPAFVDGLAPYIAWRTRKGFDITLLDTGATGTSREQIKTAIQAAYDSEGIAHVLLVGDTPDIPCWIGQGDSSPDTDLYYATLAGPDFIADVGIGRFSVTNAGELSNLINKILSFESAISADKGIDFHEQIDCNQTISANNTSGSDIWDSYDCVGWDESGPEYVVKVVPGGSGALSATISGMSEDLDVFILSAENPNSCLEYGDTNAEISGATGGVPYYIAVDGYYGAVDNFNLSVNCIAGDDDDDDDDDDDDDDDDIEPGWQNAAIFMASNDRYYVTEATHDYVISNYLDPEGYSYDKLYTHTYSANSGQVSAAINAGRGLVTYSGHGSTSYWADGPVFYQSDVDALYNAAYPFVQSYACYTGSYDLDECFAETWIRDDHAAMTFWGSSVTSYWDEDDILEKGVYAGFFDPSGEALDLTWIGAMTEYGKYAVYQAYSGGESTQRYYEMYNIMGDPSIDIWTRVPTALTVDLPTHLDPGASSLSVGVDQGDAMVAVTLNGELIGAAYTAAKGQADVPLDPVPIEGDSLLVTITAHNGIPYEGTVPVQIGDDDDDDDDDLDDDDDDDDDDLDDDDDDDNACSS, from the coding sequence ATGAAGCGTCTAATGCCCCTGGCGATAATAACCGTGCTGCTCGTTTTTTCACTGGGCTGCGTGGACGAATATTCTCAGACAACGTCGAAACAGCTCGATGACGTGGACGGCAACGTCAAGGTCGAAGTGCTCGAGAACGGCTGGGACCGGGTAGTGCTGCGCTTCAGCCTTGCAACTCCCCAGGCCGTGCCGCTGGCCACCAAGGGCGGCCGATTTTTCGAGATCGGTTACGTGGGCGAAGGTCATAGCTCGACCTTGGGGCAGCCCAAGCTGCCGACAGTCAGGCGGATGGTCAACGTCCCGCTGGGCGCGGCGATCGAGCTCGAGGTGCTCCAGAGAGAAACCCTCGATCTCAATTTGACCGACCTGGGCGCGGACGCGGCGATCGTGCCAATGCAGCTTTCCGTAGAGAAGCTACCCGGCGCCTACGCCACCAGCGAGTTTCTGATCGACAGCGCGACCTACGCGGCTGACGAGCAGGTCGGCGGGCTCGGGGCACAGCTGGTGGACGAGGTGATGCTGCGCGGCTATCGCGGCGTAATGCTGCAGGTCGATCCGATGGCCTACAACCCGGCCAGTGGGCGAGTTGAGCTGTTGAGTTCGATCACAGTTGCCCTGGAATTCGACCGGCCCGATCCCGAGGCGACCCTCGAGCTGATCGGCCAAACCAAACAGCCGTACTTCGAGCTGCTCGCCCGGCGGATTTTCGTCAACGAGCCCCACGGCAAGGGCCTGCCGGCCGCGCCGGTCAAGATGCTAATTATCAGCGCCCCGGCCTTCGTCGACGGCCTGGCGCCCTACATTGCCTGGCGCACGCGCAAGGGTTTCGATATCACGCTGCTGGACACCGGCGCCACCGGAACGAGCCGCGAGCAGATCAAGACCGCGATTCAGGCGGCATACGACAGCGAGGGGATCGCCCACGTGCTGTTGGTCGGCGACACGCCGGACATCCCGTGCTGGATCGGCCAGGGCGACTCGAGCCCGGACACCGACCTGTACTACGCTACGCTGGCCGGCCCGGACTTCATCGCCGACGTGGGCATCGGGCGTTTCTCGGTGACCAACGCCGGCGAGCTGAGCAACCTGATTAACAAGATTCTCAGCTTCGAATCGGCGATCAGTGCGGACAAGGGGATCGATTTCCACGAGCAGATCGACTGCAACCAGACGATCTCGGCCAACAACACCTCGGGGTCCGACATCTGGGATTCGTACGATTGCGTGGGCTGGGACGAGAGCGGACCGGAGTACGTGGTCAAGGTGGTGCCCGGCGGCAGCGGGGCGCTGAGCGCGACCATCTCGGGCATGTCCGAGGACCTGGACGTGTTCATCCTCTCGGCCGAAAATCCGAACTCTTGTCTAGAGTACGGCGACACGAACGCCGAGATCTCCGGCGCCACAGGCGGCGTGCCCTACTACATTGCAGTCGACGGCTATTACGGCGCGGTGGACAACTTCAACCTCAGCGTGAACTGCATTGCCGGCGACGATGACGACGACGACGACGACGACGATGATGATGATGATGACGACATTGAGCCCGGCTGGCAGAACGCAGCCATCTTCATGGCCAGCAACGACCGCTACTATGTCACCGAGGCCACCCACGACTACGTGATCAGCAATTACCTCGACCCCGAGGGTTACAGTTACGACAAGCTCTATACCCACACATACTCGGCCAACAGCGGCCAGGTCAGCGCCGCGATCAACGCCGGCCGCGGCCTGGTTACCTACTCGGGCCACGGCTCCACGAGCTACTGGGCGGACGGCCCGGTCTTTTACCAAAGCGATGTGGACGCGCTGTACAACGCGGCCTATCCGTTCGTCCAGTCCTACGCCTGCTACACCGGCTCCTACGACCTTGACGAATGCTTTGCCGAGACCTGGATCCGCGACGACCACGCGGCGATGACATTCTGGGGCAGCTCGGTCACCAGCTATTGGGACGAGGACGACATCCTGGAGAAGGGCGTGTACGCGGGATTCTTCGACCCCAGCGGCGAGGCGCTCGACCTGACCTGGATCGGCGCGATGACCGAGTACGGCAAGTACGCGGTGTACCAGGCCTACTCCGGCGGTGAGAGCACCCAGCGCTATTACGAGATGTACAACATCATGGGCGATCCGAGCATCGACATCTGGACCCGGGTGCCAACCGCGCTGACCGTGGATTTGCCCACGCACCTGGACCCGGGCGCAAGCTCGCTGTCGGTCGGGGTGGACCAGGGCGACGCGATGGTCGCGGTGACGCTCAACGGAGAGCTGATCGGAGCGGCCTACACCGCGGCCAAGGGCCAGGCCGACGTGCCGCTCGATCCGGTGCCGATCGAAGGCGACTCGCTGCTGGTCACGATCACCGCTCACAACGGTATTCCCTACGAGGGGACCGTGCCCGTGCAAATCGGCGACGATGACGATGACGACGACGATGATCTGGACGACGACGACGACGATGATGACGATGATCTGGATGACGACGACGATGACGATAACGCCTGTTCGTCGTAA
- a CDS encoding Glu/Leu/Phe/Val dehydrogenase: MNVYQNVQKQFDKAADLMSLHQEVRAILASPINEIKINFPIKMEDGSVKVITGYRVQHNDARGPFKGGLRYHQSVDIDEVRALATWMTWKSAIVNIPFGGAKGGVQIDPSQFTMLELERITRRFTHALGNNIGPEYDIPAPDVGTNAQTMVWLLDSYQAFVDPHMRNANVHVVTGKTLAAGGSPGRDKATGQGVVYCIEQWAKRKAFDLSRATYSVQGFGNVGSWTARLMAPKGSELLAVHDHTGAIRNLEGIDAERLVRWVAEHGGVVGYPDADEISKEEFFSTKVDIMVPAALENQITAQTAPLIDAQVIAEGANGPINPDGDQILADKGIELIPDVLCNAGGVVVSYFEWLQNKRSEYWDLETVDAKLLKIITSAYADVEQVVAEYDTDWRTAAYILALDRLQTLYLQRGIFP, translated from the coding sequence ATGAACGTCTACCAGAACGTACAGAAACAGTTCGACAAGGCAGCAGACCTGATGTCGTTGCATCAGGAGGTGCGCGCGATTCTTGCCTCGCCGATCAACGAGATCAAAATCAATTTCCCAATTAAAATGGAAGACGGTTCGGTGAAGGTTATCACCGGCTACCGCGTGCAGCACAACGACGCCCGCGGCCCGTTCAAGGGCGGGCTGCGCTACCACCAGTCGGTAGACATCGACGAGGTGCGCGCGCTGGCCACCTGGATGACCTGGAAATCCGCAATCGTCAACATTCCCTTTGGCGGCGCCAAGGGCGGCGTACAGATCGACCCCTCGCAGTTCACCATGCTCGAGCTCGAGCGCATCACGCGGCGCTTCACTCACGCATTGGGCAACAACATCGGCCCGGAGTACGACATCCCGGCGCCCGATGTGGGCACCAACGCCCAGACCATGGTCTGGCTGCTCGACAGCTACCAGGCGTTCGTCGATCCGCACATGCGCAACGCCAACGTGCATGTGGTCACCGGCAAGACCCTTGCCGCGGGCGGCTCCCCCGGACGCGACAAGGCCACCGGACAGGGCGTGGTCTATTGCATCGAACAGTGGGCCAAGCGCAAGGCATTCGACCTAAGCCGTGCGACTTACTCGGTTCAGGGCTTCGGCAACGTCGGCAGCTGGACCGCCCGGCTGATGGCGCCCAAGGGCTCCGAGCTGCTCGCCGTGCACGACCACACCGGCGCAATTCGCAACCTTGAGGGGATCGACGCGGAGAGGCTGGTGCGCTGGGTCGCCGAGCACGGCGGCGTCGTCGGCTATCCCGACGCCGACGAGATCTCCAAAGAGGAGTTCTTCTCCACCAAAGTCGATATCATGGTGCCCGCCGCTTTGGAGAATCAGATCACGGCGCAGACCGCGCCGCTGATCGATGCGCAGGTGATCGCCGAGGGCGCCAACGGCCCGATCAATCCCGACGGCGACCAGATTTTGGCTGACAAGGGAATCGAGCTGATCCCCGACGTGTTGTGCAACGCCGGCGGCGTGGTGGTGAGCTACTTCGAGTGGCTGCAAAACAAGCGCAGCGAGTATTGGGACCTGGAGACCGTGGACGCCAAGCTGCTCAAGATCATCACCTCCGCCTACGCCGACGTGGAGCAGGTAGTGGCCGAGTACGACACCGACTGGAGGACCGCGGCCTACATCCTGGCGTTGGACAGGTTGCAGACGCTCTACCTACAGCGCGGCATCTTCCCCTGA